In one window of Henckelia pumila isolate YLH828 chromosome 1, ASM3356847v2, whole genome shotgun sequence DNA:
- the LOC140864877 gene encoding uncharacterized protein, protein MELLKKKQSGYLAMSVWNTPFSAEIVESGLPKKFKFPHVGEYDGKGDPEEHLSCFENAALLHKYSDPIKCRVFLNTLIGPEQQWFNLLHPGDIKKFKDFSKAFLHHFACSKKHPTTTLSLFAIKQQGQEYLRAYIRRFSALALEVPTSTTDLLISAFTQGLSTGDFLKSLIKKPPSTYDELLARAEKYVNLEEIQVSWLNRGIDKPPSPKNTMIPNTPRKMGPAPRPELLGQFTSFTPLRMSKTQALRICEEKRLLQRPPWSEQGPRRPKSDKYCDFHNEYVHITNDRRQLEQEIERIIQQDKVMKYILVARQGGRYRPGKRDRDGPDQSEQKRRGHGMPNT, encoded by the coding sequence ATGGAGCTCTTGAAGAAGAAGCAGTCCGGATATCTAGCCATGTCAGTCTGGAATACTCCTTTCTCTGCTGAAATAGTGGAGTCCGGACTCCCCAAAAAATTTAAGTTTCCACATGTTGGGGAATATGATGGAAAAGGGGATCCGGAAGAGCACCTGTCCTGTTTTGAGAATGCTGCACTGTTGCACAAATATTCTGACCCGATCAAGTGTCGGGTCTTCCTCAATACTCTGATAGGGCCAGAACAACAATGGTTCAACCTATTGCATCCAGgggatatcaagaaattcaaggatTTCAGCAAGGCCTTTCTACACCATTTTGCTTGTAGCAAAAAGCACCCCACAACCACTCTCAGTCTTTTCGCTATCAAACAGCAAGGTCAAGAATATTTGCGAGCATATATTCGTCGATTTAGTGCTTTGGCCCTTGAAGTACCTACTTCCACTACTGATCTGCTCATCAGCGCTTTCACCCAAGGACTTAGTACAGGGGATTTCCTTAAATCCTTGATCAAAAAACCGCCGTCTACATACGATGAGTTGCTTGCTCGGGCCGAGAAATACGTGAATTTAGAGGAGATACAAGTTTCTTGGTTGAATAGGGGTATAGACAAGCCTCCAAGCCCAAAGAACACCATGATCCCTAACACGCCTCGGAAGATGGGACCAGCTCCTCGACCCGAGCTGCTTGGACAATTCACATCCTTCACCCCTCTAAGGATGAGTAAGACTCAGGCCCTGCGAATATGCGAAGAAAAAAGACTTCTACAAAGACCCCCATGGAGTGAGCAGGGGCCTCGCAGGCCAAAATCTGATAAGTATTGTGATTTTCACAATGAATATGTGCACATCACCAATGACCGTCGACAATTGGAACAAGAGATTGAGAGGATAATTCAACAAGATAAGGTAATGAAATATATATTGGTAGCGCGACAAGGAGGAAGGTATCGGCCCGGAAAAAGGGATCGGGATGGTCCAGACCAATCTGAGCAAAAGAGAAGAGGTCATGGAATGCCCAACACATGA